One window of Chamaesiphon minutus PCC 6605 genomic DNA carries:
- a CDS encoding S1 family peptidase, which translates to MSKLTPPDSADRSPTEQVASARWQYWIARVVPMLFVTSLTIVIPRMLTQPWGKAEYAVIQEQKLQQQLRAISVKVLANKETIGSGVLLKRQQQVYTVVTNAHVIQAASAPFQIQTPDGQIYAAALIPPPTGQNRDLIVLRFQSAKGNYPIATLAAASPKVGDRVWSSGFPLTGSESTEVSSPKTKPAWGLEIVDGKITQVLPIAITGGYGIGFDRAIKKGMSGGPTIDGSGELVGINGLHSNPLWDIPETLENGSTVNDALQEQINNSSWAIPIEFVKDYASL; encoded by the coding sequence ATGTCTAAGCTTACACCACCCGATTCCGCCGATCGATCGCCCACCGAGCAAGTAGCATCTGCCAGATGGCAATACTGGATTGCCAGGGTAGTACCAATGTTGTTCGTAACATCACTGACGATCGTCATTCCCCGAATGTTGACTCAGCCTTGGGGCAAAGCGGAGTATGCAGTCATTCAAGAGCAGAAATTACAGCAGCAATTGCGAGCGATTTCGGTTAAAGTGTTGGCCAATAAAGAAACTATCGGTTCTGGAGTGCTACTCAAGCGACAGCAACAAGTCTATACTGTGGTCACCAATGCCCATGTCATTCAAGCTGCTAGCGCACCGTTCCAAATTCAAACCCCCGACGGGCAAATCTATGCTGCCGCGCTGATTCCGCCCCCTACCGGACAAAATCGCGATCTGATCGTACTCCGGTTTCAAAGTGCCAAAGGCAATTATCCGATCGCGACTTTAGCTGCTGCTAGTCCCAAAGTTGGCGATCGTGTCTGGTCGTCAGGATTCCCACTTACTGGATCGGAATCTACTGAGGTGTCGAGTCCCAAAACCAAGCCTGCTTGGGGACTAGAGATAGTTGATGGTAAAATTACCCAAGTTTTGCCGATTGCCATTACTGGGGGCTATGGGATTGGCTTCGATCGGGCGATTAAAAAAGGCATGAGTGGTGGCCCTACAATCGACGGTTCGGGCGAATTAGTTGGGATCAATGGCCTTCATTCCAATCCCCTCTGGGATATTCCCGAAACGCTCGAAAATGGCTCGACTGTTAACGATGCACTGCAAGAACAGATTAATAATTCTAGCTGGGCGATTCCGATCGAGTTTGTTAAGGATTACGCTAGTTTGTAG
- a CDS encoding glutathione S-transferase family protein, which produces MLELYQFELSQFSEKVRLILDYKGLAYRKIEVVPGIGQLELFRLSGQRQVPVLKDGNTVIADSTAIALYLDKTYPDRPIIPTNPQQKANCLLLEQWADRSIGSEARSILLEGLKNINLRTSILPTGTPDVLKNLVGSIPKEAIDILGLGLGLTPDAIKASKAEMHRSLESICMLLSQNSCAYLTGDTPTLADLTVAGLSLVLKIPEGPYLDIPFNLKGKGVPGFADNPEYDLFFTWRDKLYADFRKPHLPNINNNSGAAPTTPTTISID; this is translated from the coding sequence ATGCTGGAACTATATCAATTTGAATTATCGCAATTTTCGGAAAAAGTTAGATTAATTCTTGACTATAAAGGGTTAGCATACCGCAAAATCGAAGTCGTACCAGGAATAGGTCAACTAGAATTATTCCGGCTTTCTGGGCAGCGACAAGTGCCCGTGCTCAAAGATGGAAACACTGTCATTGCTGACTCTACCGCTATTGCTCTGTATCTAGACAAAACTTATCCAGATCGTCCGATTATCCCAACTAATCCCCAACAAAAAGCAAATTGCTTGCTCTTAGAGCAGTGGGCCGATCGCTCGATCGGGAGTGAAGCGCGATCGATTTTATTAGAAGGCTTGAAAAATATCAACCTGCGTACTTCTATATTACCAACAGGTACCCCCGATGTCCTCAAAAATCTAGTCGGCTCGATCCCCAAAGAAGCGATCGACATACTGGGACTGGGATTGGGCTTAACGCCAGATGCGATTAAAGCTAGCAAAGCCGAAATGCACCGCAGTCTAGAATCGATCTGTATGCTGCTGTCGCAAAATTCTTGTGCGTATCTGACGGGTGATACCCCTACTCTGGCAGACTTGACGGTAGCAGGATTGAGTCTAGTCCTCAAAATTCCTGAAGGCCCTTATCTAGATATTCCTTTCAATCTCAAGGGTAAAGGAGTCCCCGGTTTTGCAGATAATCCTGAATACGATCTATTTTTCACTTGGCGCGATAAACTTTATGCGGATTTCCGTAAGCCACATTTGCCAAACATCAATAACAATTCTGGAGCCGCACCTACCACACCCACAACGATCTCGATCGACTAA
- a CDS encoding FAD-dependent oxidoreductase encodes MKIAVIGGGASGIVTAYLLDKKGHQVTVFEKQPILGGHIRSLNKNVKTDSQNRDLFLEAGVVEFTRKFHNFIALMQELDVELEPVELGSALYFKDGNRFLSATTIRKNITVIQRLTEYLRLDSLYIRSIGLQLKMHFANIQSLYDRPLSKYLPTKCARNYWLKLLTMYSYSIPFEQIDDVPAELAIPSLRDYVLTEWVCIKGGVYSYIEKILERFRGTVLLNVDVTEVWRTPEGKVRVKLAGKLPQLFDKVVFATPPDRVLVLLADPTDAELRRFGAWQPNYATTIVHTDTSMYARYGIKQLTEFDFFQTPHGWGYNAYLNQLCGITSPRQYNLAFHLEDSIDPTQIVHIQQHHTPKYTVESFRYRDEVVATNGEYHTYHAGAYLADGLHEGAICSAMRVAELIQSS; translated from the coding sequence ATGAAAATAGCAGTCATCGGCGGCGGAGCCAGCGGCATAGTTACAGCATACTTACTCGACAAAAAAGGGCATCAAGTCACAGTATTTGAAAAACAACCAATCCTAGGCGGACACATTCGATCGCTTAACAAAAATGTCAAAACCGATTCCCAAAATCGCGATCTATTTCTCGAAGCAGGCGTAGTTGAATTTACTCGCAAATTTCATAACTTTATCGCATTGATGCAAGAACTGGACGTAGAACTCGAACCAGTCGAACTCGGCTCCGCATTGTATTTCAAGGATGGCAATCGATTTTTATCCGCTACCACAATTCGCAAAAATATCACAGTTATACAACGTCTGACTGAGTATCTGCGCTTAGACAGTCTCTATATTCGATCGATTGGACTGCAATTGAAGATGCATTTTGCCAACATTCAGAGCCTTTACGATCGACCATTATCTAAATATTTGCCAACAAAGTGCGCGCGCAATTATTGGTTAAAATTACTGACGATGTATAGTTATTCGATCCCCTTCGAGCAAATCGATGATGTCCCCGCCGAATTGGCGATTCCCTCACTGCGCGATTACGTGCTGACTGAATGGGTATGCATCAAAGGTGGGGTGTATTCCTATATCGAAAAAATTCTCGAACGCTTTAGAGGAACGGTGCTGCTGAATGTCGATGTTACCGAGGTATGGCGGACGCCAGAGGGTAAAGTGCGCGTGAAACTAGCAGGCAAACTGCCGCAATTATTCGATAAAGTAGTGTTTGCGACGCCACCCGATCGAGTCTTGGTATTACTTGCCGATCCTACTGATGCCGAACTTCGCCGCTTTGGTGCTTGGCAACCCAATTATGCTACAACGATCGTCCATACCGATACCTCAATGTACGCTCGCTATGGCATCAAACAACTGACTGAATTTGACTTCTTTCAAACCCCCCACGGTTGGGGCTACAACGCTTATCTCAACCAACTTTGTGGGATTACTTCGCCGCGTCAATATAATTTAGCTTTTCATCTAGAAGACTCGATCGATCCGACACAGATCGTCCACATTCAACAGCATCACACCCCCAAATATACGGTCGAGTCGTTTCGCTATCGCGATGAAGTCGTCGCTACCAATGGCGAATATCATACTTATCATGCTGGTGCTTACCTTGCCGATGGCCTGCATGAAGGGGCGATTTGCTCGGCAATGCGAGTAGCTGAACTAATTCAATCATCTTAA
- a CDS encoding phytoene desaturase family protein, translating into MQTDYLVVGSGLSALVFGSLMAKAGNRVRVLEAHEYPGGFGHTFTMAKKYKFNAQLHYVWDCGEGKTVNRVLNKLELDREVTFERYDPDGFDRMYMPGYTLAIPSSSETLSQRLTALFPKSTDKIERFIKEIQTVSDSLKVLSPPIKPQDFVRNLGGVSKTLLYLNSTLQDVFNKFDLPLPAQTLLASQWPDFLLPPDRLSFYAWVILFTGYQNGAFYPTQHFEHVINSLVKTIVDCGGEVLLNHEVNEFIIRDRTVTGVLAENLKTKQLEEFTADTIICNIDPQQAARTIGLDRFSPTVRRKLNYDYSPSNFMAYCVVKDLDLRDYGFGKWNTFHTGDPDLNRAFNRMYYEHDFSNPSFAITTPTLLTSAHRDCPEDCQIIEFLTVANYDYFKNLKSTDPKAYRQKKTEIFDSIVDVVEANYIPNLRKHLVFNITGSPTTNEDYCWCPEGNSYGSSLTPKNMGIGRLNAETSLNNFYFCNASSGYPGFAPTFWTGASLYQKLSGDPILG; encoded by the coding sequence ATGCAAACAGATTACCTCGTTGTCGGCAGTGGTTTATCAGCATTAGTATTTGGTTCGCTCATGGCTAAAGCTGGAAACAGAGTTAGAGTCTTGGAAGCGCATGAATATCCAGGTGGCTTTGGGCATACTTTTACCATGGCCAAGAAATATAAATTTAACGCGCAATTGCATTATGTCTGGGATTGTGGCGAAGGTAAAACTGTAAATCGAGTTCTTAACAAACTCGAACTCGATCGAGAAGTAACTTTTGAACGTTACGATCCAGACGGATTCGATCGAATGTACATGCCCGGTTATACGCTAGCAATTCCCTCTTCATCAGAGACGTTAAGTCAAAGATTGACTGCACTTTTCCCCAAATCTACCGATAAGATCGAGAGATTTATTAAAGAGATTCAAACGGTTAGTGATAGCTTAAAAGTGCTTTCACCACCGATTAAACCGCAGGATTTCGTTCGTAACCTGGGCGGAGTGTCCAAAACGCTCCTATATTTAAATAGCACCTTACAAGATGTCTTTAATAAGTTCGATCTACCACTCCCAGCCCAAACTTTATTAGCATCGCAATGGCCAGATTTTTTGTTACCACCCGATCGATTATCATTTTATGCGTGGGTAATTTTGTTTACTGGTTATCAAAATGGAGCTTTTTATCCAACTCAACATTTCGAGCATGTAATTAACTCATTAGTCAAGACGATCGTCGATTGTGGTGGCGAAGTTTTGCTAAACCATGAGGTAAATGAATTTATCATTCGCGATCGCACGGTGACGGGGGTACTCGCTGAAAATCTCAAGACAAAACAGCTCGAAGAATTCACCGCAGATACGATTATTTGCAATATCGACCCGCAACAAGCCGCACGCACCATCGGACTCGATCGATTTTCGCCGACAGTACGCCGCAAGCTAAATTACGACTATTCACCATCCAACTTCATGGCTTACTGCGTCGTCAAAGATCTCGATCTGCGCGACTATGGCTTTGGTAAATGGAATACTTTTCATACAGGCGATCCGGATCTCAATCGCGCATTCAATCGCATGTATTACGAGCACGATTTTTCTAATCCCAGTTTTGCAATTACTACTCCGACATTACTCACTTCCGCACATCGAGATTGTCCCGAAGACTGTCAAATCATTGAGTTTTTGACTGTTGCTAATTATGATTATTTTAAAAATCTCAAATCAACAGATCCCAAAGCATATAGACAGAAAAAGACAGAAATATTTGACTCGATCGTCGATGTCGTCGAAGCTAACTATATTCCCAACTTACGCAAACATTTAGTCTTCAATATTACGGGTAGTCCAACTACTAATGAAGATTATTGTTGGTGTCCGGAAGGCAATTCTTACGGTTCTAGTCTCACTCCCAAAAACATGGGCATCGGGAGACTCAATGCTGAAACATCTTTAAATAATTTCTACTTTTGCAACGCATCATCCGGCTATCCCGGCTTCGCACCCACATTTTGGACTGGAGCGAGTCTGTATCAAAAACTATCAGGCGATCCAATTTTAGGCTAA
- a CDS encoding phosphoribosyltransferase, whose product MNKRFRDRAEAGKLLAQQLLDYAERPQAIVLALPRGGVPVAHPIAQTLQVPLDICLVHKLGIPRNPEVAMGAIDLQGNKYLNERIVRELDISMATIDRIAANELRELQRRERTYRGNRPAVDLRDRIAIVVDDGLATGATMRAAIEAIRRQQPAQMTIAVPVAFQGTIDRLRASVDRIVCLMMPEPFEAIGCWYDNFSQTTDAEVCAALQESGVNG is encoded by the coding sequence ATGAATAAAAGGTTTCGAGATCGGGCTGAAGCTGGAAAATTGCTGGCCCAACAACTACTAGATTATGCCGAGCGTCCGCAAGCGATCGTGTTGGCATTGCCGCGCGGTGGGGTACCCGTTGCCCACCCAATCGCGCAGACACTGCAAGTGCCGCTAGATATTTGCCTGGTACACAAATTAGGAATACCCAGAAACCCAGAAGTAGCCATGGGTGCGATCGATCTTCAGGGGAATAAATATCTCAACGAGCGAATTGTTAGAGAACTGGACATCTCTATGGCAACGATCGATCGGATTGCCGCTAATGAGCTGCGCGAACTGCAACGTCGAGAACGCACCTATCGCGGAAATCGTCCTGCTGTCGATCTGCGCGATCGAATCGCGATCGTGGTAGATGACGGATTGGCAACTGGAGCCACTATGAGAGCTGCAATTGAAGCAATCCGTCGCCAACAACCCGCCCAGATGACGATCGCCGTGCCAGTAGCCTTTCAGGGGACGATCGACCGATTGCGTGCTAGTGTGGATCGGATCGTCTGTTTGATGATGCCCGAACCGTTTGAGGCAATCGGTTGTTGGTATGATAATTTCTCGCAAACTACAGATGCTGAGGTTTGTGCGGCATTGCAGGAGTCAGGGGTGAATGGTTAG
- a CDS encoding substrate-binding domain-containing protein: MKKINPNTQWLKEPAKATVVSVALMLSMGGAIEPMGALFDTNTVLAQSTPTDSSATTPSGTLRIDGSTSMEPSNEIRKQQLKRQYPNLEIQTSYNGADKALQSVLDGTADIAAIGRSLTPEEFEQGLVFVPQKRQKIAIVVGATNPFVGNLTFEQFAQIFRGEITNWAQVGGPSREIKLIDRPATNDTRLSFQQYSVFQQAPFVATPNAVKLADDRPVTMVGQLGDNGISYANADGIADLQGVRIVPMHKTLPLDPRYPFSQPFAYVYKGNPTPAIIAFLGGVPAATAAAPAVVPAAPQTTQTTQITETTATDATDATPWLWLLFLPLLGGLWWLLKRSPRPAPPIATAPRPVIVPPPVAPAIPLVPVAPVIPIAKPINLAAPVQDRIELYEEKLVADKTRQKVGDVAISKRVETQQAQVSVPIEKERIVIQRLVPKHDRVAGNLVFGEGRTRIETYEEIPQVRKETFVREEVKIAKKIEIETATSQAQVRHEELDIDLDRTKS; the protein is encoded by the coding sequence ATGAAAAAAATTAATCCCAACACTCAGTGGTTGAAAGAGCCTGCTAAAGCCACAGTCGTATCAGTCGCACTAATGCTGAGTATGGGAGGCGCGATCGAACCAATGGGCGCGTTATTTGATACGAATACCGTATTGGCGCAATCAACCCCTACCGATTCGTCAGCCACCACGCCGAGCGGCACGCTCAGAATCGACGGTTCGACCAGCATGGAGCCATCGAATGAGATCCGCAAGCAGCAGCTCAAACGGCAGTACCCGAATCTGGAAATTCAAACTAGCTACAATGGTGCAGACAAAGCCTTGCAATCAGTACTCGATGGCACCGCCGACATCGCCGCCATCGGTCGTTCGCTGACGCCCGAAGAGTTCGAGCAAGGACTGGTTTTCGTCCCTCAAAAACGCCAAAAAATCGCGATCGTGGTGGGAGCTACCAATCCATTTGTTGGCAATCTTACCTTCGAGCAATTTGCTCAGATCTTTCGCGGCGAAATTACTAATTGGGCACAAGTGGGTGGCCCCTCCAGAGAGATTAAACTAATCGATCGACCCGCAACCAATGACACGCGGCTATCTTTTCAGCAGTATTCAGTTTTCCAGCAAGCTCCATTTGTCGCCACACCTAATGCTGTGAAGCTAGCGGACGATCGACCAGTGACGATGGTCGGTCAATTGGGCGATAACGGCATTAGCTATGCCAACGCCGATGGCATCGCCGATCTCCAGGGTGTGCGGATCGTGCCGATGCACAAGACTTTACCGCTCGACCCTCGGTATCCATTCTCTCAACCCTTTGCCTACGTTTATAAAGGCAACCCCACTCCAGCCATCATTGCATTCTTGGGTGGCGTACCTGCGGCTACTGCTGCCGCACCTGCCGTTGTCCCCGCTGCACCACAAACAACTCAAACTACTCAAATCACCGAAACAACTGCCACAGATGCCACAGATGCTACTCCTTGGCTGTGGTTGCTATTCCTACCGTTATTAGGTGGATTGTGGTGGTTACTCAAGCGATCGCCGCGTCCGGCACCACCGATTGCCACCGCACCGCGTCCGGTTATCGTACCGCCGCCAGTTGCTCCAGCGATCCCGTTAGTTCCAGTCGCTCCAGTCATCCCGATCGCCAAACCCATTAATCTAGCCGCTCCTGTGCAAGATCGGATCGAGCTATACGAAGAAAAATTGGTTGCTGACAAGACTCGCCAAAAAGTTGGCGATGTCGCCATTAGCAAGCGGGTAGAGACTCAACAAGCACAAGTGTCTGTCCCGATCGAAAAAGAGCGGATTGTCATCCAGCGGCTGGTGCCAAAACACGATCGAGTCGCTGGCAATCTGGTATTTGGAGAGGGTCGTACCCGCATCGAAACTTATGAAGAAATCCCCCAAGTGCGGAAGGAAACTTTCGTCCGCGAGGAAGTCAAGATCGCCAAAAAAATCGAAATAGAAACCGCTACGAGCCAAGCACAGGTTCGCCACGAAGAACTAGATATCGATCTCGATCGGACGAAGAGCTAG
- a CDS encoding CAAD domain-containing protein yields the protein MSIDLTTELSRIDEHDPNHDRTTKTEEHKSKEAEEYDNAHVENSTLENMAPMVDEAEFTEVPTADSIETMDDRAEMAMANDENVMADADSESVTMPDLGEDMMVANEDVPDTSPSEAIATPTLDDTMATNDSDVKIANESPVTIDLDDDAMKYDQKSLEKSAGEIEASLHSSSDAIVDNEYAPTVTSMELEATIPATSDAADDKSIADSAKEIWQSLQSNKDELLDNAKSSVADYYQNNRQLFDWLGLTIVAFVAIKLLFAGLNAVDSIPLMSPILKVVGLIYTVRFVLRYVIREQDRKELMQAIDRTKAEIFGSQK from the coding sequence ATGAGCATCGATCTAACAACTGAACTTTCCCGCATTGACGAACACGACCCCAACCACGATCGAACTACCAAGACAGAAGAGCATAAGTCTAAAGAAGCTGAAGAATACGACAATGCACATGTTGAAAACTCCACTCTAGAAAACATGGCTCCGATGGTAGATGAGGCAGAGTTTACCGAAGTACCTACCGCAGACTCGATCGAGACTATGGACGATCGCGCCGAAATGGCTATGGCTAATGATGAAAATGTCATGGCTGATGCCGATAGTGAATCGGTAACTATGCCCGATCTCGGTGAAGATATGATGGTTGCCAACGAAGACGTTCCCGACACATCGCCTAGCGAAGCAATTGCTACGCCTACTCTAGATGACACCATGGCCACCAATGACAGCGACGTCAAGATTGCCAATGAATCGCCAGTAACGATCGATCTCGATGACGATGCCATGAAATACGACCAGAAGTCTCTGGAAAAATCTGCTGGCGAAATTGAAGCTAGTTTGCATAGTAGTTCCGACGCCATTGTCGATAATGAGTATGCGCCCACAGTTACTAGTATGGAGCTGGAAGCTACAATCCCCGCTACATCTGACGCCGCCGATGATAAGTCGATCGCCGATTCTGCTAAAGAAATCTGGCAATCACTGCAAAGCAATAAAGACGAGCTGTTAGACAATGCCAAGTCATCCGTTGCTGATTATTACCAAAATAATCGCCAGCTTTTTGATTGGTTGGGCTTGACTATAGTCGCATTTGTCGCGATCAAACTGTTGTTTGCTGGGTTGAATGCAGTCGATAGTATCCCATTAATGTCGCCAATTCTGAAAGTAGTCGGTCTAATCTACACGGTACGCTTTGTATTGCGCTATGTGATTCGCGAGCAAGATCGTAAAGAACTGATGCAAGCGATCGATCGCACCAAAGCGGAAATCTTTGGCAGCCAGAAGTAA
- a CDS encoding DUF2382 domain-containing protein: protein MALHKIKDFNPDYKEHFGDRDIKGLDVYVADDKIGSVDDVLVDDGGQFRYLVINTGAWIIGKKVLLPIGRARVDDNAKRVYAIELTKAQVEALPEFTNEMVVDYDHEEQVRGVYRGGTPMQQDVSSSVGAPAMGTAMMDRDSYTYDREPDLYGMTDENNSTLKLYEERLVAGKTRQKTGEAVISKHVETETATASVSVDKERVVVERMPVSGTGTTIPVGTDVFKEGEVARMDVYEEVPEFRKEAFVREEVKVSKVVDTENATAQEQLRREELDVDVDGNPVVDNKI, encoded by the coding sequence ATGGCTCTCCACAAAATCAAAGACTTTAACCCAGACTATAAAGAACACTTTGGCGATCGGGATATTAAGGGACTAGACGTATATGTAGCTGACGATAAAATCGGTTCGGTTGATGATGTTTTAGTAGATGATGGCGGACAGTTTCGCTATTTGGTAATCAATACGGGAGCTTGGATTATCGGTAAGAAAGTGTTACTCCCGATCGGTCGCGCCAGAGTTGATGACAACGCCAAACGCGTTTATGCGATCGAGCTGACTAAAGCTCAAGTCGAAGCTTTACCAGAATTCACCAACGAGATGGTTGTCGATTACGACCATGAAGAGCAAGTCAGAGGTGTATATCGTGGTGGTACGCCCATGCAGCAAGATGTATCCTCAAGCGTTGGTGCGCCAGCAATGGGCACAGCCATGATGGATCGGGATAGCTATACTTACGATCGCGAGCCAGATTTGTATGGAATGACCGATGAGAATAACTCGACGCTCAAACTATATGAAGAACGTCTGGTTGCTGGAAAAACTCGTCAAAAAACTGGCGAAGCAGTAATTAGCAAGCATGTCGAAACTGAGACGGCAACAGCTTCGGTTTCGGTCGATAAAGAACGCGTAGTTGTCGAGCGGATGCCTGTTAGTGGTACAGGTACCACCATCCCCGTAGGTACCGATGTCTTTAAAGAAGGCGAAGTCGCTCGGATGGATGTCTACGAAGAGGTTCCAGAATTTCGTAAAGAAGCATTCGTCCGCGAAGAAGTCAAAGTTAGCAAAGTTGTAGACACCGAAAATGCTACGGCTCAAGAGCAACTGCGTCGCGAAGAATTAGATGTAGATGTTGATGGCAACCCAGTTGTCGATAACAAGATTTAA
- a CDS encoding glycoside hydrolase family 13 protein, with protein MSIQTPEWVKHAVFYQIFPDRFAIGNHPQQPLLKNPHWEDWNAPPTLQGYKGGDLWGVIERLDYLQNLGIDTLYFTPIFQSTCNHRYHTHDFYQVDPILGGNRAFEALLTAAHQRDMKVVLDGVFNHASRGFFFFNDILENGPNSPWVDWFTIYDWPLSAYDGSLPPNYKGWVGNRALPVFNHDNPDVREYLMQIAEHWIRLGIDGWRLDVPFEIKTEGFWQEFRDRVKAINPEAYIVGEVWRDARHWLDGTQFDGVMNYLFTAPTIAFVAGDRVAMDLVESRSYDPYPALSAPDYAQKIQALLDLYPWEIQLTQLNQLASHDTARLISIAQGDRASMALGTLLLLTFPGAVSIYYGDEVGLVGALDPDARRGFPAETEWDSEVFNYHRELIALRKAHRALRIGTYRVLFAHGNGYAFARSLDDEEIVVAVNIGMESVKISLDLASLSSKSPPKRLAFGMAEIEFDPDNGGTLRIEIPPRSGCIAI; from the coding sequence ATGTCAATCCAGACACCAGAATGGGTCAAACACGCCGTTTTCTATCAAATTTTTCCCGATCGATTCGCGATCGGCAACCACCCCCAACAACCCCTCTTAAAAAATCCTCACTGGGAAGATTGGAACGCACCGCCAACCCTCCAAGGCTATAAAGGCGGCGACCTGTGGGGTGTCATCGAACGACTCGATTATCTTCAGAACTTAGGTATCGACACCCTCTACTTCACGCCAATTTTTCAGTCCACTTGCAACCACCGCTACCACACCCACGACTTCTATCAAGTCGATCCGATCCTCGGCGGCAATCGGGCATTTGAAGCCCTCCTAACCGCCGCTCACCAACGCGACATGAAAGTCGTCCTCGATGGCGTCTTCAACCACGCCAGCCGAGGCTTTTTCTTCTTCAATGACATCTTAGAAAACGGCCCCAATTCCCCCTGGGTAGATTGGTTTACCATCTATGATTGGCCGCTGTCTGCCTACGATGGATCGCTACCACCTAACTACAAAGGTTGGGTCGGCAATCGCGCCTTACCCGTCTTCAATCACGACAATCCCGACGTCCGCGAATACCTGATGCAGATTGCCGAGCACTGGATTCGCCTCGGCATCGACGGCTGGCGGCTAGACGTTCCGTTTGAAATTAAAACAGAGGGTTTCTGGCAAGAATTTCGCGATCGAGTCAAAGCCATCAACCCCGAAGCTTATATCGTCGGCGAAGTTTGGCGCGATGCCCGTCATTGGCTCGATGGTACCCAGTTTGATGGCGTGATGAATTACCTATTTACGGCACCGACAATCGCCTTTGTCGCTGGCGATCGCGTGGCCATGGATTTAGTCGAGTCGCGCAGTTATGACCCCTACCCGGCTCTATCAGCCCCCGATTACGCCCAAAAAATTCAGGCATTGCTCGATCTCTATCCCTGGGAAATTCAACTAACGCAATTAAATCAATTAGCCAGTCATGATACCGCCAGACTGATTTCGATCGCACAAGGCGATCGCGCGAGCATGGCGTTGGGGACTTTATTGTTACTGACTTTTCCTGGTGCGGTGAGTATTTATTATGGCGATGAAGTCGGCTTAGTCGGCGCGCTCGATCCGGATGCGCGGCGCGGATTTCCAGCCGAAACGGAGTGGGATTCAGAGGTATTCAACTACCACCGCGAACTGATTGCTTTACGCAAAGCTCATCGCGCCTTACGGATCGGCACTTATCGAGTGTTATTTGCACATGGCAATGGTTATGCGTTCGCACGTAGCCTAGATGATGAAGAGATCGTCGTCGCGGTCAATATCGGGATGGAGTCGGTCAAAATAAGTTTAGATTTAGCCAGTCTCAGCTCTAAATCTCCGCCGAAACGGTTGGCATTTGGTATGGCGGAGATTGAGTTCGATCCAGATAATGGGGGGACTCTGAGGATCGAGATCCCACCTCGGAGCGGTTGTATTGCCATCTAA